A stretch of the Synechococcus sp. WH 8016 genome encodes the following:
- a CDS encoding DUF2834 domain-containing protein, translating into MNKSLPWVYLLLAILGAILPWQANLEFMQMNPGGGFDLQTFIQDANINAASRSLNRDLLIAASAFSIWIISEGRKLQIKGWWIALIVSVSVSFACGGPLFLYLRERKLIEINSEQANK; encoded by the coding sequence ATGAATAAATCTCTTCCATGGGTTTACCTATTGCTAGCCATCCTTGGAGCCATCCTCCCTTGGCAAGCCAATCTCGAATTCATGCAAATGAATCCTGGTGGTGGATTTGATCTTCAGACATTTATCCAAGATGCCAATATCAATGCTGCATCCCGCTCTTTAAATAGGGACCTTTTAATTGCTGCATCAGCCTTTAGCATCTGGATCATTAGCGAAGGCAGAAAGCTACAGATCAAGGGCTGGTGGATTGCTTTGATTGTGAGCGTCAGTGTTTCCTTTGCTTGCGGTGGTCCACTCTTCCTCTATTTACGGGAACGCAAGCTAATAGAGATCAATTCCGAACAAGCTAACAAGTGA
- a CDS encoding YihY/virulence factor BrkB family protein produces MAKHRPLRRLIRSLWCACLRWAKCDCVDLSAAFAYYTLQSIFPILLISLSIASWFLGRQEVLERQIIAYASGVLPPSAVVIVQNTLMQLVRQGFGAGLLGAGVLLLTAGNVYLTLQRGSERLWDGVIASQQRNLPFKLQAAQFIRNRLEAFFVVILIGLLIVLDQLSANVRMIPTAALTELSLAIPWLGGFLSRIPVLQFGRLMVPFLGFSAAALLLQFLLPSRRVPFKPLMPGALLIGFCLTVLNLAVSRSILSLGARFQAYGVIGSVLVLTLWVWMVGVVIYFGQCWSVELAKASVRHGRDPNRSGHA; encoded by the coding sequence ATGGCTAAACATAGGCCGCTGCGGCGGTTGATTCGTAGCCTTTGGTGTGCCTGCCTTCGTTGGGCGAAATGTGATTGCGTTGACTTGAGTGCTGCTTTTGCTTATTACACACTGCAGTCGATCTTCCCTATTCTGCTGATTTCGTTATCGATTGCCTCATGGTTTCTTGGTCGCCAAGAGGTATTAGAGAGGCAGATTATTGCTTATGCAAGCGGGGTTTTGCCTCCATCGGCAGTTGTGATTGTGCAAAATACGCTGATGCAGTTAGTCCGTCAGGGCTTTGGTGCTGGTTTGTTAGGTGCTGGTGTGTTGTTACTGACTGCTGGGAATGTGTATCTCACCTTGCAACGTGGATCTGAACGTCTATGGGATGGTGTAATCGCTTCGCAACAACGAAACTTGCCTTTCAAGCTTCAAGCGGCCCAGTTTATTCGTAATCGGCTTGAAGCCTTCTTTGTGGTGATATTAATAGGACTTTTAATTGTTCTTGATCAACTCAGCGCCAATGTGCGAATGATTCCAACGGCTGCTTTAACTGAGCTATCGCTGGCGATCCCTTGGCTTGGTGGATTCCTTTCTCGTATCCCGGTCCTGCAATTTGGTCGCTTGATGGTTCCATTTCTGGGATTCTCTGCTGCAGCTTTACTGCTTCAATTTTTGCTTCCGAGTCGTCGAGTTCCTTTTAAGCCGCTCATGCCAGGTGCATTATTGATTGGTTTTTGTCTTACTGTTCTTAATCTTGCCGTTAGCCGAAGCATTCTTTCTCTAGGCGCTCGTTTTCAGGCCTATGGCGTGATCGGCAGTGTTCTTGTTCTTACCTTATGGGTTTGGATGGTGGGTGTTGTGATTTATTTTGGACAATGTTGGAGTGTTGAACTTGCGAAGGCTTCTGTCAGGCATGGCAGGGATCCGAACAGATCGGGCCATGCTTGA
- a CDS encoding inositol monophosphatase family protein — MPDPLTPQQLQRVHRLLDQVAERQRNDFGHIVSDVKPDGSLITACDRWSDAAFVQGLAEIAPGEGVLSEEGSRECPSTQAYWVVDPLDGTTNFASGIPYWAISIARFVDGEPSEAFLDIPSLRQRIVAIRGQGAWRNQKRLTPESRVAAGSSCISLCSRSIRVLQKRPDQAFPGKIRLLGVASLNLVSVAMGQTAGALEATPKIWDLAAAWLVLTELGCPLLWLGPHPAHLQPGCDLSEMGFPVVAAGSQKQLERLAPWGESLLKG, encoded by the coding sequence GTGCCTGACCCGCTTACTCCTCAGCAACTCCAGCGGGTACATCGTTTACTCGACCAAGTCGCTGAACGTCAGCGCAATGATTTCGGCCACATCGTGTCCGACGTCAAACCGGATGGAAGTCTGATCACAGCCTGCGATCGATGGAGTGATGCTGCCTTTGTTCAGGGATTAGCTGAGATTGCTCCTGGCGAGGGGGTGCTCAGCGAAGAAGGAAGTCGAGAGTGCCCGTCGACCCAGGCGTACTGGGTGGTTGATCCTTTGGATGGCACCACAAATTTTGCTTCTGGGATTCCCTATTGGGCTATTTCGATCGCACGATTCGTAGACGGGGAGCCGTCAGAGGCTTTTCTTGACATTCCTTCCTTGCGTCAGAGGATCGTTGCGATTCGAGGACAAGGTGCTTGGCGGAATCAAAAACGTTTGACTCCTGAGAGCAGGGTTGCTGCTGGAAGTTCATGCATCTCTCTTTGCAGTCGATCCATTCGCGTTCTTCAGAAAAGACCAGACCAGGCCTTCCCTGGAAAAATTCGTCTTTTGGGTGTTGCAAGCCTTAATTTGGTCAGTGTGGCGATGGGGCAAACCGCTGGTGCGCTCGAGGCCACTCCCAAAATTTGGGACTTGGCTGCAGCTTGGCTTGTTCTTACTGAACTGGGCTGCCCACTGCTCTGGCTGGGCCCTCACCCGGCTCATTTGCAACCAGGATGCGATCTCTCAGAGATGGGCTTCCCTGTCGTAGCTGCTGGCTCTCAGAAGCAGCTGGAGCGCTTGGCACCTTGGGGAGAGTCTCTTTTGAAGGGTTGA
- a CDS encoding TolC family protein, which yields MDQSTLPNALELKGSRPKADPSVMPPAATTLPEDLDALKSPDSLALPDLPSQVTIRELRPLTLAEVERLVEVNNPRLKAAASQVEQAKSGVLAAISAWYPTVNLTANGLPQYLDGEQYRNPDFARTARNPETGLPEPKPNTYTTRWSANFSAQVQWNLIDPRRVPQISAARDNFEKASDAYLIALRDLRLQSSTSYFQLQRQDEQVRIGQQSVRASLVSLQQASARYQAGVATKLEVLEAQTQLSRDRLVLTDGLAEQAQARRALAALLDLPQDVTPTAANPARVIGIWQPSLQESIIAAYAFREELDQFILDISINNSNANAALAEVQPVLTIFNNFNTSKNQGQSGQTGSVNMDDYNWNVSNAVGLNATWAIFDGGRARAQYRQNKQRAEQSKFNFASERDRIRSQVEESFYNLRKATQNIHTTSTEVLSSAESLRLSRLRFQAGVTTQREVVDTQRDLTSAEVRYANAITEYNISIAQLRRRTGLDQVMACSALNLPATKSSQAGIDVPIEPQPNRPACQAPVPVVQG from the coding sequence ATGGATCAATCGACGCTGCCTAACGCCCTTGAGCTCAAAGGATCGCGTCCTAAGGCCGATCCATCTGTCATGCCACCAGCCGCAACAACGCTTCCTGAGGATTTGGATGCGCTGAAGTCACCAGATAGTCTCGCCCTACCCGATCTCCCTTCTCAGGTCACGATCCGTGAACTTCGCCCCTTAACCCTTGCCGAGGTTGAGCGACTTGTTGAAGTTAATAATCCCCGCTTGAAAGCTGCTGCAAGTCAAGTTGAACAGGCTAAATCAGGAGTTCTTGCTGCGATTTCAGCTTGGTACCCCACCGTGAATCTCACAGCGAATGGACTTCCTCAATATTTAGATGGTGAGCAATACCGAAATCCTGATTTTGCGCGGACTGCTCGTAACCCCGAAACTGGGCTTCCCGAGCCAAAGCCCAACACCTATACAACACGATGGTCTGCCAATTTTTCGGCTCAAGTTCAATGGAATTTGATAGACCCAAGACGGGTTCCGCAAATTTCTGCAGCACGCGATAATTTTGAGAAAGCTAGTGATGCCTATCTCATTGCATTGAGGGATTTAAGGCTTCAATCTTCAACCAGTTATTTTCAGCTTCAGCGTCAGGATGAGCAGGTCAGGATTGGTCAGCAGTCGGTGAGAGCTTCTCTGGTGAGCTTGCAGCAAGCAAGTGCTCGCTATCAAGCTGGAGTCGCGACCAAGCTGGAAGTCTTGGAAGCACAGACGCAGCTATCCAGAGACCGCCTTGTGCTCACAGACGGTTTGGCAGAGCAAGCCCAGGCTCGCCGAGCCTTAGCTGCACTTTTGGACCTTCCACAGGATGTCACTCCCACAGCCGCGAATCCAGCTCGCGTGATCGGAATTTGGCAACCATCCCTTCAAGAAAGCATCATCGCTGCCTATGCATTTCGGGAAGAATTAGATCAATTTATTCTTGATATTTCCATCAATAACAGTAATGCGAACGCAGCTCTTGCCGAAGTTCAGCCTGTGTTGACCATCTTCAATAATTTCAATACGAGCAAGAATCAAGGGCAAAGCGGCCAGACGGGCTCCGTTAATATGGACGACTACAACTGGAACGTAAGTAACGCGGTCGGCTTAAACGCAACTTGGGCGATTTTTGATGGTGGGCGTGCCCGTGCTCAATATCGCCAAAACAAGCAGCGAGCCGAGCAGAGCAAATTCAACTTTGCTTCTGAGCGTGATCGCATACGTTCTCAAGTGGAAGAAAGTTTCTATAACCTCCGCAAAGCAACTCAAAATATCCACACCACCTCCACTGAGGTTCTCTCCTCGGCAGAGTCGTTGCGACTATCTCGCCTGCGCTTCCAAGCTGGTGTGACCACTCAACGGGAAGTTGTGGATACACAGCGTGACCTTACAAGTGCTGAGGTTCGCTATGCCAATGCAATTACTGAGTACAACATCAGTATTGCCCAATTGCGTCGTCGTACAGGACTTGACCAAGTGATGGCATGTTCTGCCCTCAATTTGCCTGCTACAAAGTCAAGCCAGGCCGGTATCGATGTCCCCATCGAGCCGCAACCCAATCGGCCTGCTTGTCAAGCTCCGGTTCCTGTCGTTCAGGGCTGA
- a CDS encoding TIGR03279 family radical SAM protein has translation MWNEPSAGVAVSALDPDRASRQPSPAVVASVEPGSIGEDLGFEPGDQLLSINGVRPRDLIDYRYLIVEEELHLEIRDAAGALHQVDLEKDEDDGLGLAFTEALFDGLRQCSNACAFCFIDQQPPGHRSSLYLKDDDYRLSFLYGSYLTLTNLSDSDWYRIEQQRLSPLFVSVHATDPDLRSSLLQNPRAGQLLQQLAWFAERDLQIHAQVVVCPDQNDGEALLRTIKDLAQFAGGDWPAVLSVAVVPVGLTRFRPASDGLRAVTPVDARKVIAAVEPLQKEFQLKFESNFAWLSDEWYLIAGLSLPSRASYEDFPQQENGVGSIRAFLASLDEATTNLPQSVETPVRSSWVVGRLVANALEPVLQRLNAVEGVQLSLYGLPSPYWGQDQVVTGLLTGQDLLDGLIDQDLGDQLLLPSVMLRQGDPVFLDDMTLDQLRATLPVPVRIVHGAAEIVASALGSNEKST, from the coding sequence GTGTGGAATGAACCTTCTGCCGGTGTTGCTGTTTCGGCTCTTGATCCGGATCGTGCTTCTCGCCAGCCCTCACCAGCTGTGGTGGCATCGGTCGAGCCTGGATCGATCGGAGAGGACCTTGGCTTTGAGCCTGGCGATCAGCTGTTAAGCATCAACGGTGTTCGACCTCGAGACCTGATCGATTACCGCTATTTGATCGTGGAAGAAGAGTTGCACTTAGAGATACGCGATGCAGCAGGGGCGCTCCATCAGGTGGATCTGGAAAAGGATGAGGACGACGGCCTAGGGCTGGCTTTTACAGAAGCCTTGTTTGATGGATTGCGTCAGTGCAGCAACGCCTGTGCCTTCTGCTTCATCGATCAGCAACCACCTGGCCATCGCAGCAGCCTTTATCTCAAGGATGACGACTATCGCTTGAGTTTTCTCTACGGCTCTTACCTCACCCTGACGAATCTCAGTGATTCCGATTGGTACAGGATTGAACAACAGCGTCTGTCTCCTTTATTTGTTTCTGTCCATGCCACGGACCCTGATCTGCGCTCGAGCCTTTTGCAGAATCCACGAGCCGGTCAGCTGTTGCAGCAACTGGCTTGGTTCGCCGAACGCGATTTGCAGATCCACGCGCAAGTGGTGGTGTGCCCCGATCAAAACGATGGAGAGGCGCTGCTGCGCACCATTAAGGATTTGGCGCAATTTGCAGGCGGTGACTGGCCTGCAGTGCTCTCTGTCGCCGTTGTGCCGGTTGGCCTGACTCGCTTCCGGCCGGCATCTGATGGCTTACGTGCGGTCACTCCAGTGGATGCCAGGAAGGTGATTGCCGCGGTGGAACCTCTTCAGAAGGAGTTTCAGCTCAAATTTGAAAGCAATTTTGCCTGGCTTTCAGATGAGTGGTATTTGATTGCGGGGTTGTCGTTGCCCTCGCGCGCGAGCTACGAAGACTTTCCTCAGCAGGAAAATGGGGTTGGCAGTATCCGGGCGTTTCTCGCTTCGCTGGATGAGGCCACCACCAATCTTCCCCAGTCTGTTGAGACACCAGTGAGGAGCAGCTGGGTGGTGGGACGCTTGGTTGCCAATGCCCTGGAGCCTGTCCTGCAGAGGCTCAATGCGGTGGAGGGAGTCCAGCTCAGCTTGTATGGCCTCCCGAGCCCATACTGGGGGCAAGATCAAGTTGTGACTGGCTTACTAACTGGACAAGACCTTCTTGATGGCCTCATCGATCAAGATCTTGGTGATCAGCTTTTGCTGCCTTCCGTCATGCTCCGTCAAGGCGATCCGGTGTTTTTGGACGACATGACCTTGGATCAATTAAGGGCGACTTTGCCGGTTCCGGTCCGAATTGTGCATGGAGCAGCTGAGATCGTGGCCTCTGCACTCGGCTCCAATGAAAAAAGCACCTAA
- a CDS encoding undecaprenyl-diphosphate phosphatase yields the protein MTPDPGLLEACWRDFVLGVVQGLTEFLPISSTAHLKVVPVLAGWGDPGVSVTAVIQLGSIVAVIAYFRADLAGVLKGISGAVRRGQWREPEARLGIAMVIGTMPILIAGLCIKFFWPDYAISPLRSVPAIAVVSIVMALLLGSAERIGPRMKQLTQVEGRDGLVVGLAQVLALIPGVSRSGSTLTASLFDGWKRADAARFSFLLGIPAITIAGLVELKDVFSEPSAGGVLPVFVGICSAAVVSWLAIDWLIKYLQSHSTWVFVVYRLLFGVLLLVWWSGSASN from the coding sequence TTGACGCCAGATCCCGGACTGCTGGAAGCTTGCTGGCGTGACTTTGTGCTTGGTGTCGTGCAGGGGCTCACGGAATTTTTGCCGATCAGCAGCACGGCCCATCTAAAAGTTGTTCCTGTTCTTGCTGGATGGGGTGACCCTGGCGTGTCGGTGACCGCTGTGATTCAACTAGGCAGCATCGTTGCTGTTATTGCCTATTTCCGTGCTGATTTGGCGGGAGTGCTCAAAGGCATCAGTGGAGCTGTCCGCCGCGGTCAATGGCGTGAACCTGAGGCGCGGCTTGGGATTGCGATGGTGATTGGCACCATGCCTATTTTGATTGCTGGTTTGTGCATCAAGTTTTTTTGGCCTGACTATGCAATCTCTCCACTAAGAAGCGTTCCGGCCATTGCCGTGGTGTCGATTGTGATGGCACTTCTCTTGGGCTCCGCTGAACGGATCGGGCCGCGAATGAAGCAGCTCACTCAGGTGGAAGGACGAGATGGATTGGTTGTGGGTTTAGCCCAGGTGCTGGCGCTGATCCCTGGCGTTTCTCGTTCGGGAAGCACGCTCACGGCATCCCTTTTTGATGGATGGAAGCGCGCGGATGCAGCGCGCTTCTCATTTTTGTTAGGGATTCCTGCCATCACGATTGCTGGATTGGTGGAATTGAAGGACGTCTTTTCAGAGCCCAGCGCGGGGGGGGTGTTACCTGTTTTCGTGGGGATCTGCTCTGCGGCAGTGGTGTCCTGGCTTGCCATCGACTGGCTCATTAAATATCTCCAGAGCCACAGCACCTGGGTTTTTGTGGTGTACCGGTTGCTTTTTGGTGTGCTGCTTCTGGTCTGGTGGTCTGGTTCGGCATCAAACTGA
- a CDS encoding DUF3120 domain-containing protein encodes MLSGLIQTPITDKKSLIISQAPSVSFPRSLSFWASALVVLPVFLQAPWVRFHPFSSCLFTAVLLTTGIVAVQVGNAAWKRAGTLLVGFSGSWLAGTLFWGWLRMHPVWHLPIEAIAVPLAIGGLKSRWKLSCSFYLASLLGTAFTDITMALTGVMSFWPQVVQATSSEAPFLLSEAAKLVLQPVSLLILSAAAGLILWLAKQFWTQSARPSEHQEAWRVAAAVLSTTLFIDALFLGLSLSVPSLSGLI; translated from the coding sequence TTGCTGAGTGGTCTGATTCAGACGCCAATAACGGACAAGAAGAGCCTGATTATTTCTCAGGCACCATCGGTTTCGTTTCCTCGCTCGTTGTCCTTCTGGGCATCGGCGTTGGTTGTTCTGCCAGTCTTCCTCCAGGCACCCTGGGTTCGCTTTCACCCGTTTAGCTCCTGTCTGTTCACCGCAGTTCTGCTGACGACGGGGATTGTGGCAGTACAGGTTGGCAATGCTGCTTGGAAGCGAGCGGGAACCCTGCTGGTGGGGTTCAGCGGCAGTTGGCTCGCTGGCACCCTGTTCTGGGGATGGCTGCGCATGCATCCGGTGTGGCACTTACCCATAGAGGCCATCGCCGTACCGCTAGCGATTGGCGGGCTGAAGAGTCGCTGGAAGCTGAGCTGTTCCTTTTATTTAGCCTCACTCCTGGGCACCGCCTTCACCGATATCACCATGGCCCTGACAGGGGTCATGTCGTTTTGGCCACAGGTTGTTCAAGCCACATCGAGCGAGGCCCCCTTTCTGCTCAGCGAAGCAGCAAAGCTGGTTTTGCAACCTGTTTCTCTCTTGATCCTCTCTGCAGCCGCAGGGCTGATCCTCTGGTTGGCAAAACAGTTTTGGACGCAATCAGCCAGGCCTTCAGAGCATCAAGAGGCTTGGAGAGTGGCCGCTGCTGTCCTTTCCACCACTCTGTTTATCGATGCTTTGTTTCTCGGGCTCTCCCTCTCAGTCCCAAGCCTGAGCGGTCTGATCTGA
- the psbU gene encoding photosystem II complex extrinsic protein PsbU — protein sequence MKRLLSWLTGLVVIAGLLIGLLVPPSVSAAEIRNVADDKLAERGDKVDLNNSSVRRFQQFPGMYPTFAGKIVLGGPYENVDDVLDLDLSERQKELFEKYRDNFVVTAPSIALNEGFDRINDGQYR from the coding sequence ATGAAGCGCCTGTTGTCCTGGCTGACGGGCTTGGTTGTGATCGCTGGCCTACTGATAGGCCTTCTCGTTCCCCCCAGTGTTTCTGCCGCTGAGATCAGAAATGTCGCAGACGACAAACTCGCCGAACGTGGCGACAAGGTTGATCTAAACAATTCCTCTGTGCGCCGCTTTCAGCAATTTCCTGGGATGTACCCCACCTTCGCGGGAAAAATTGTTCTCGGAGGTCCCTATGAGAACGTCGATGACGTTTTAGATCTCGACCTTTCCGAACGTCAGAAAGAATTGTTCGAGAAATACCGCGACAATTTTGTGGTCACAGCTCCATCGATTGCGCTCAACGAGGGCTTCGATCGCATCAACGACGGTCAGTACCGTTAA
- the nadB gene encoding L-aspartate oxidase: protein MSSHATSIDPIAPGPWDVIVIGAGAAGLMTCLELPAGLRVLLLNRNTSRRSSSRWAQGGIAAVTRSNDNAGSHGEDTVRAGAGLCDGDAVRLLVDEAPQSVLRLQELGMEFDRNSDGSLATTLEAAHSHRRVLHVQDRTGKALVDVLRERVDARPGLQHRRGVRVTQLWVQDNRCCGVQVLEGPRLHWIPARAVVLATGGGGHLYTNTTNPAQACGEGVALAWQAGAAIEDLEFIQFHPTALKLEHAPCFLISEAVRGEGALLVDALGQSPVQELAGKDLAPRDQVSRALVRRMQAQGVAHMGLDLTPIDAQTLQRRFPNILERCHNFGINPEQQPIPVAPAAHYWMGGVATDLKATTSLPGLYAVGEVACTGLHGANRLASNSLMECLVFARQLRDIDLGDPLSNATTEEQRTEAPSDTVQDHQAFSQQELSQSIQWLRSECWRVAGVDRSAHGMRDVLGTLQKATPILEAMTPLKLMQQQHPERSTLLDESRRAELNLMLDLLHRQQASSLLLEACLFRKESRGGHFRNDTPAPLPQWCRHSRQIKGQGIGTRAVTS from the coding sequence ATGAGCAGCCACGCAACCTCTATCGATCCGATTGCGCCTGGGCCCTGGGATGTGATCGTGATTGGCGCCGGTGCTGCCGGACTGATGACATGTTTGGAGCTTCCAGCGGGTCTTCGGGTCCTGCTCCTCAATCGAAACACGAGTCGGCGATCGTCGAGTCGCTGGGCTCAAGGAGGAATCGCGGCAGTGACCCGTTCCAACGACAACGCTGGAAGCCACGGCGAAGACACCGTGAGAGCAGGCGCTGGGCTATGTGATGGGGATGCGGTGCGCCTGTTGGTTGATGAAGCCCCGCAAAGCGTGCTCAGACTTCAAGAGCTCGGCATGGAGTTTGATCGCAACTCGGATGGATCACTCGCGACCACCCTGGAGGCGGCCCACAGTCATCGCAGGGTTCTGCATGTGCAAGACCGCACGGGCAAAGCCTTGGTGGATGTCTTGCGAGAACGCGTGGATGCTCGTCCTGGCTTGCAGCATCGCCGAGGCGTACGGGTCACCCAGCTGTGGGTGCAAGACAATCGCTGCTGTGGCGTCCAGGTACTCGAAGGCCCGAGGCTTCACTGGATCCCCGCCCGTGCTGTGGTCCTAGCCACCGGCGGTGGCGGCCACCTTTACACCAACACGACCAACCCAGCACAGGCCTGTGGTGAAGGTGTTGCGCTGGCCTGGCAAGCGGGAGCGGCCATCGAAGACCTGGAATTCATTCAGTTCCATCCCACAGCCCTCAAGCTTGAACATGCACCCTGCTTCTTGATCTCGGAGGCCGTCCGCGGAGAGGGGGCTCTCCTCGTCGACGCCCTGGGACAAAGCCCCGTCCAAGAGCTTGCTGGAAAAGACTTAGCCCCAAGAGATCAGGTCAGTCGTGCGCTGGTTCGTCGCATGCAGGCCCAGGGGGTCGCCCACATGGGTCTGGACCTCACCCCCATCGACGCTCAAACGTTGCAACGGCGCTTTCCCAACATCCTTGAACGCTGCCACAACTTTGGAATCAACCCAGAACAACAGCCCATTCCAGTGGCTCCAGCGGCCCATTACTGGATGGGAGGTGTCGCCACCGACTTGAAAGCGACGACCAGCCTTCCTGGCCTTTACGCCGTTGGCGAAGTGGCCTGCACCGGTCTGCATGGAGCCAATCGCCTCGCCAGCAACTCTTTGATGGAATGCCTTGTCTTCGCTAGGCAATTGCGTGACATCGACCTTGGCGATCCACTCTCAAATGCCACCACAGAGGAACAACGCACGGAAGCACCATCAGACACCGTTCAGGATCATCAAGCGTTCAGCCAACAAGAGCTAAGCCAATCCATCCAGTGGCTGAGATCAGAGTGCTGGCGTGTGGCCGGCGTTGACCGATCAGCTCATGGCATGAGGGACGTGTTGGGAACTCTGCAGAAAGCAACGCCAATCTTGGAAGCAATGACTCCTCTCAAGTTGATGCAGCAACAACATCCTGAGCGGAGCACCCTTCTCGATGAAAGCAGGCGGGCAGAGCTGAACCTGATGTTGGATCTGCTTCATCGCCAGCAAGCCAGTTCTTTGCTGTTGGAGGCTTGTTTGTTCCGAAAGGAAAGCAGGGGCGGACACTTCCGTAATGACACCCCAGCCCCCTTACCTCAATGGTGCCGCCATAGCCGCCAAATAAAAGGCCAAGGCATCGGAACGAGAGCAGTGACCTCTTAA
- a CDS encoding vitamin K epoxide reductase family protein: MATQRLTSRRRQDQGSKWVRIVMAVLATVGVIDTGSITLKFWGVLGNLSCPMGAGGCDKVLNSPWGTLFQGDGFSIPLSFAGLIAYLAVLVMAVVPLLPGLSENKADLSRRTWWGLFTVSLVMAVFSLVLVGLMVIKIQAFCFFCVLSALLSLCLLVLSLVGGGWDDPSQLLFRGFLLALAVLLGGLIWASVLDPARPDAVATGPGAAPPVLSESNPAKISLAEHLTASGAVMYSAYWCPHCHEQKELFGKEAADTLKVVECAPTGQNNEAKLCQSKGIEGFPTWEINGELDSGVKKLPDLARLSGYQGPKDF, from the coding sequence ATGGCAACTCAGCGTCTCACCAGCCGACGCCGGCAGGACCAAGGTTCGAAATGGGTCCGAATTGTGATGGCCGTTTTGGCCACGGTCGGCGTGATCGATACGGGGTCGATCACCCTGAAGTTTTGGGGAGTACTGGGGAATCTCAGCTGCCCGATGGGCGCGGGTGGTTGCGACAAGGTCCTGAATAGCCCCTGGGGCACGTTGTTTCAGGGAGATGGGTTCAGCATTCCCCTCTCTTTTGCAGGCTTGATCGCCTATCTCGCAGTCCTGGTCATGGCGGTTGTGCCTTTGCTCCCAGGTTTGTCGGAGAACAAAGCTGACTTGTCGCGTCGCACCTGGTGGGGCTTGTTCACGGTCTCCCTCGTGATGGCTGTGTTCAGCCTGGTGCTCGTGGGTCTGATGGTGATCAAGATCCAGGCCTTCTGTTTTTTCTGCGTTCTTTCGGCTCTGCTCTCCCTGTGCTTGTTGGTGTTGTCATTGGTTGGAGGTGGATGGGACGACCCCTCCCAACTGCTGTTTCGAGGCTTCCTTCTCGCTCTGGCCGTGTTGCTTGGTGGCCTGATTTGGGCTTCCGTGCTGGACCCTGCCCGTCCTGATGCCGTTGCCACAGGCCCAGGCGCAGCTCCCCCGGTGCTCAGCGAGAGCAACCCAGCAAAAATCTCTCTTGCCGAACATCTCACGGCCTCGGGAGCGGTGATGTACAGCGCCTATTGGTGCCCTCATTGCCATGAACAGAAGGAGCTCTTCGGTAAAGAAGCTGCCGACACTCTCAAAGTTGTTGAATGCGCCCCAACAGGTCAAAACAACGAAGCCAAGCTTTGCCAGAGCAAGGGCATTGAGGGATTCCCAACCTGGGAGATCAACGGAGAGCTGGACTCTGGTGTGAAAAAGCTTCCAGATCTCGCACGTCTGTCTGGATATCAGGGCCCCAAGGACTTCTAA